The nucleotide sequence AAATGGTTTAGATAGACTTGAAGAGCATATCTTGGAAATTACTAGAGACAACAATATAAAATCCAAACATCATCTACTTGGCTATGTACTGAACTACCAAGGTTATTACGGTTATGGGGATATACAAATAAATCGTATGATTAATAATTTAGATATTTTCTTTAACGTAACAGATGAAAGGGTAGAATTAAATCGTAAAGGTCATGAAGCGTTATTGAATCAGCATAATTTTTCAAGTGAAATACATAATGATATTCAATTTGGAGGTGCAAAACGCTTAGAGTATCAATTTAATAAAAAGCAAAACAAACTTATAAAAACAGTATATAATGCCAATTAAAGAATCTGAACTTATTCTAAATCCTGACGGTAGCGTATACCACCTTAATTTAAAACCAGAGCATATTGCCGATACCATTATTTTTGTAGGTGATCAAGATCGTGTTTCTAAAATATCTAAATATTTTGATACTATCGAGTTTAAAACTCAAAAGCGTGAGTTTAAAACACACACAGGTACTTACAAAAAAAAGCGCTTTACAGTGATATCTACAGGTATTGGTCCAGACAATATTGATATTGTAATGAACGAGCTAGACGCCTTGGTAAATATTAATTTAGTAACTAGAAAACCGAAAAAAGAACTCAAGTCACTAAATATTGTGAGAATTGGAACCTCTGGTTCGCTTCAAAGCAATGTTCATGTAGACTCTTTCGTTTTAAGCACTCATGGTTTAGATTTAAATGGAATGCTACACTTCTATCAAATAGAAACAATCAGCAACCCTTCACTCGAAGATGCGTTTATAAAGCACACCAATTGGCATAGAAATAAAGCAAGACCAATAATAATTAGTAATAGTAAAACTCTGGAAGATCTTCTAGATAGTCCAAAAATGTATAAAGGTATTACTGCTACAGCTGGTGGTTTTTATGGACCTCAAGGGCGCGTGCTTAGGCTTCCTTTATTCGACAATGAGATGAATTCTAAAATGGATTCATTTAATCATGATGGGGTTAATATTACCAATTTTGAAATGGAAACTTCAGTTATTTATGGTTTATCAAAACTATTAGGACATAAGGCATGTTCTTTAAACGCGATTATTGCTAATAGAGCTAACGGAACTTTTAGTAAAGACCCTAAAAAAGCCGTTGAAGAACTTATAAAATATACCCTAAACAAATTAGTTTCATAAATGAGTGACGATTTTAAAACTGTAAGAATCGGAGGAGTTCCTGAGCATTTCAATTTAGCGTGGTATTTAACTCTTAAAAATAAAGAATACACAAAGGAAGGTATTAATTTACGATGGAAAGATTATTTTGGTGGTACTGGTCAAATGTGTAAAGCATTACGCGATAACGAAATTGATTTGGCGGTTATTTTAACCGAAGGTATTATTAAAGACATCATAGCAGGAAACAAATGCAAAATTGTGCAAGTTTTTGTTAAATCACCTTTGATTTGGGGAATTCATGTAGGGCAAAAATCCTCATATAATAACCTAGAAGATATAAAAGGTAAGAAGGCTGCAATAAGTCGTTATGGATCTGGATCACACTTGATGGCATATATAAATGCTCAAAATAATCATTGGAATTTAGAAACCGATTTGCATTTTGAAGTTGTTAAGAACTTAGACGGCGCGGTAGAAGCTCTCACTAATGAAACAGCAGATTATTTTTTATGGGAAAAATTCACAACAAAACCATTAGTAGACGATAATATTTTTAGGCATATTGATGATTGCCCTTCGCCTTGGCCTTGTTTTGTGATTGCTGTAAGGGAAGAATTCTTAGAAAATCACAAAGAATGCTTAAAAACTATTTTAAGTATTATAAATACTACAACTAGGGAGTTTAAAGACATTCCTTCTATTGACGTTACTATTGCAAATAGATATGATCAAAAATTAGAAGATGTACAGAAATGGTTGAAATTAACTGAGTGGTCACAAAGCAATTTAGACATCGAGACAGTAAACAATGTTCAAGAGCAACTTTTAGCTTTAAACATTATCCCGAAAAAATTACCTTTTAACCAATTGGTAATCAATATTTAACGTTTTTAATCTTAAAAGTAGGAGTTTTTAACGAATACTTGTTATATACGTAGTTATACGTATTGTTTCATGTTATTATTTTATTTACCTTTATTAACATATGTTAACATGGTTTTTGCATTTCATCGAATTTATTTGTATTTTGCCGAAACAATGTTACCCAAATCCCTAGTATATGATTTATAAAATTACATTAATCCTTTTAATTTTAGTAGCAATAAATTTTGTTTTATTGTTTTTTAGTACAAATAAAATTAAGAGATTTTCGAAACCTAAAAAAGCTAAAGTCAGTAGACCACTAGAGCTTAAAAATGCACCAAAAACTATTACCACAAGACAGGTTCCAAGCCGTTTGTCTCCAACAGGTAGTTAGTTTTGCTAAAGTGTTTATTACCAAACCAATACCCTCTATTTGCACTTAATGGAGAAGGATGCCCTGACATTAAAACATGATGCTTTTTAGTGCTAATGAGCTTAACTTTTCGTTTAGCAAAACCACCCCAAAGTAAAAACACAACATCTTCTTTATTTTTTGAAATTGCTGTAATTACAGCGTCAGTGAATTGCTCCCAACCTTTATTTTGATGGCTTCCAGCTTGATGTGCCCTAACTGTTAGTGTAGCATTTAACAATAATACACCTTGATCTGCCCAATGGGTTAAATCTCCACTTTTTGGGTAAGTTTTTTTTAAGTCCTCTTCTAATTCCTTAAAAATATTGATTAATGATGGAGGGTGATTTATACCATCTTGAACTGAAAAGCACAAACCGTTGGCTTGATTTTCACCATGATATGGGTCTTGTCCAATAATAACTACTTTTAAATTATCAAATGTACAATGATCAAAAGCAGCAAAAATTTCTTTGCCTGGAGGAAAACATTGATGTGTTTTATATTCTTTCTTTACAAAATTGACCAGGTCAGCAAAATAAGGCTTAACAAATTCGTCTTGTAAATGAGTTCTCCAACTTTTGTGAATATTAACGTTCATAAAATATTAAAACAACGTAATCTGCCCTTCATCATCAATATCAAGGCCTTTTGATGCTTCACCATTGCTAGATGGTTTTATATTGGAATCACCTTCTTTTATATCATTATCGATAACCTCTTCATCTACGACCTCTATGTCATCTGCAGGAATATCCTCTGGTGCTTCATAAGGTAAAGAATCTAATAAATTAATTTGATTTATCTTATCTTTAGTTAATTGATTTCCAAGTGCATTAATTCCTTTTATTGCAATAAATTCTTCAAGATTTATTTCTAAATTATCTTTTCTGTCCTTACCTCTTTCTTTAGCAAATACTACTTCAGCCATTGGTCTCCAATCGGTAGATACTATCTCTAATTGTGAATTATCATTTTCGGTGATAAAACTTTCAATTTTATTCTCATTTTCTACTAAGAATCGCTTTACATAGTAACGCTCTTTGTCACCATCATAATAGATAACAGAAATTGGCTTCTTAGGAATCCATTTTTCCATCACGATCATATCACTATCAAAACGAGCAGTAATTTCTGGCATAATTGTTTTTACTAATCCTGCTTGCGTGATGACAAGTATTCTATCCTCACCTCTAAATTCACCAACAAGTTCACCTCTGCCATCGACATTTAAACGTTGTATAGTATCGTCAAACCATATTTTTCGTGGTTTTAAGGTGCTAACGCCTTTCTCTTTAAGTTCAATACGTTTTACTGTATATTTTGTAACTAGATTCCCTTTAGAAGCACGTCCTTTAATAATAATATCAGCAAAATCAATATCCCATTTAAGTTTCTTGATACTTCCCGCTTGTCTCAACATCACAGTTACTACTTCAGCTTCACCATTTGGATTTGCAGAAAAATAATGCACTATTGAGTTGCTACTTCCATTTGTTAAATCATACTCTCTATCTCTAGTTATAGAAGTTACTGCAAAACGTTTAATATACGATGGGCCTCCTTTACCATCACGATAAATTAAATTGTATATAGTACGTTTGTCTTTTTTCTTAAATACAGCTACATGTATGATGTTTTTACCCACAAAGGTTTTTGCGTCTACCTTTGTAATCATCATTTTACCATCATTAGTAAATACAATGATATCATCTATATCACTACAATCACATACATATTCATCACGACGCAAGGATGTACCAATAAAACCCTCTTCCCTATTCACATAAAGCTTCGTATTCCTAATAACTACTTTTGTGGCATCTACGTCATCAAATACACGAATTTCTGTTTTACGTTCTCTACCTTTACCGTATTCCTTTTTTAATCTGGTAAAATAGGCAATAGCATAATCAATTAAATTTGCTAAATGATGTTTCACCTCTGCAATTTGATCTTCAAGAGCGTCAATTTTTTGTTGCGCTTTATCAATATCGAATTTTGATATACGCTTGATTCTAATCTCTGTTAATCTAGCAATATCTTCATCGGTAACAGCTCTTTTTAAATGTTTTATATGTGGCTGAAGCCCTTTGTCTATTGCTCTAATAACGCCTTCCCAAGTTTCCTCTTCTTCAATATCACGGTATATTCTATTTTCAATAAATATGCGTTCTAAGGACGCGAAATGCCATTGTTCTTCAAACTCACCGAGTTTTATTTCTAGCTCTTGTTTTAATAACTGGACTGTATTGTCAGTCGAGCGACGTAACATTTCAGTAACACCAACAAAAAATGGCTTATTGTCTTCAATAACACAACCTAAAGGCGAAATTGAGGTTTCACAATTTGTAAAAGCATATAAAGCATCAATTGTTTTATCTGGAGAAATCCCTGAAGGCAAATGCACTAATATTTCAACATCAGCAGCAGTATTGTCTTCAATCTTTTTAATCTTGATTTTTCCTTTATCATTCGCCTTTAAAATAGAATCTATTAAAGATGAGGTATTTGTTCCAAAAGGAATTTCGGTAATCACTAATGTGTTTTTATCGTATTGCGAAATCTTCGCTCTAACACGTACTTTTCCTCCTCTTAAACCATCATTATAATTAGTGAAATCGGCTATTCCAGCTGTTGGAAAATCTGGTAATATAGTAAATCGTTTTCCTTGAAGGTGCTTTACTGAAGCATCGATCAATTCTATAAAATTATGTGGTAAAATTTTGGTCGACAACCCAACTGCAATTCCTTCTCCTCCTTGAGCTAAAAGCAATGGGAACATCACAGGAAGGTTAACAGGCTCTTTACGCCTACCATCATATGAAGCCTGCCATTCTGTGATTTTAGGATTGTAAACAACGTCTAAAGCAAATTTTGATAATCGTGCTTCGATATAACGTGATGCAGCAGCCCTATCTCCTGTTAGAATATTTCCCCAATTTCCTTGAGTGTCTATTAATAAATCTTTCTGACCAATTTGAACCATAGCATCGGCAATACTAGCATCACCATGAGGATGATATTGCATGGTATGACCAACGATGTTTGCTACTTTATTATAACGACCATCATCCAAATCTTTCATGGAGTGCATAATACGTCGCTGTACAGGTTTAAAACCATCTTCAATGGCAGGAACTGCACGTTCTAGTATAACATACGATGCATAGTCCAAAAACCAATCTTTGTACATTCCTGTAACTTTGGTAATGGTTTCTTGGTTGTCCTCTGGTATATTATTTAAGTTGTCTTCTATCATTTTTAATTTTCTTCCTCAACTAAATCTAGCTCAACTTTTAAATTATTGATAATAAATTCCTGTCTTGTTGGTGTGTTTTTTCCCATATAAAAAGAGAGTAATTCTTCTATTGACATTTCTTTATCTAACATAACAGGATCTAAACGTATATCTTCACCAATAAAATGCACAAACTCGTCAGGCGATATTTCTCCCAAACCTTTAAATCGTGTAATCTCAGGTTTTGGCTTTAGTTTTTCAATTGCCTCTCTTCTCTCTTCTTCAGAATAACAATAAACAGTTTCTTTTTTATTTCTAACCCTAAATAATGGCGTTTGTAAAATGTACAAATGACCTTCTTTGATTACTTCAGGAAAAAATTGAAGGAAGAATGTAATTAATAACAACCTAATATGCATACCATCAACATCAGCATCTGTTGCTATTACGACATTGTTATAACGTAAATCTTCTAAAGATTCTTCTATATTTAAAGCAGCTTGAAGTAAGTTAAATTCTTCATTTTCATAGACAATTTTCTTGCTTAGTCCATAGCAATTTAAAGGCTTTCCTTTTAAGCTAAAAACTGCTTGCGTATTCACATCTCGCGATTTTGTAATACTTCCAGAAGCTGAATCTCCCTCAGTAATAAACAAAGTCGTTTCAAGGTTACGCTCGTTTTTAGTGTCTCCAAAGTGTACACGACAATCTCTCAGTTTTTTATTGTGTAGACTCGCTTTCTTAGCTCTATCTTTTGCTAACTTTCTAATACCCGATAATTCTTTACGCTCACGTTCGGCTTGGAGAATTTTTCGTTGAATTTTTTCAGCTATATCAGGATTTTTATGCAAGAAATTATCAAGCTGCGTTTTTAAGAAATCATTAATATAGGTTCTAACTGTTGGAAGATCACCTCCCATATCAGTCGATCCTAATTTTGTTTTTGTTTGACTTTCAAAAACAGGTTCCATCACTTTTATAGAAACTGCTGAAACCACCGATTTTCTAATATCTGACGCTTCGTAATTTTTCCCATAAAACTCTCTAATGGTTTTAACCAAAGCCTCTCTAAAAGCCGATAAATGCGTACCTCCTTGAGTTGTATTTTGACCATTAACAAACGAATGATACTCCTCACTATATTGCGTTTTACTATGCGTTAAAGCAACTTCAATATCATTTCCCCGTAAATGAATAATTGGATATAATCTATCAGACTCATTTATGTTGTCGCTTAATAAATCTTTAAGACCATTTTCACTGTAAAATTTTTCACCATTAAAAACAATGGTTAATCCTGGGTTTAAGTACACATAGTTTTTGAGCATTTTTGCCACATACTCATTTCTGTACTTATAATTTTTAAATATAACTTCGTCAGGAATAAAAGACACTTTTGTTCCTTTTCTACGTGATGTATCTTCCAGTAAATCTTGATTGGTTAGATTCCCTTGTTCAAACTCGGCAGAAGCAGATTTTCCTTCACGTGTAGATTCTACTCTAAAATAGGTAGAAAGCGCATTTACAGCCTTTGTACCCACCCCATTTAGTCCAACAGATTTCTTAAATGCCTTGGAGTCATACTTTCCACCTGTATTCATTTTAGAAACTACATCAACAACTTTTCCTAATGGAATACCTCGACCATAATCTCTCACAATCACTTTGTTACCTTGAATGGAAATCTCAATAGTTTTTCCAGCTCCCATAACATATTCATCAATAGAATTATCGAGAACTTCTTTTACAAGAATATATATACCATCATCTGGCGAAGACCCATCACCAAGTTTACCAATATACATCCCTGGACGCATTCGGATGTGCTCTTTCCAGTCGAGCGAACGTATATTATCTTCGGTATATTTGGTTTCTTGAGACATAAATTTGTTGAGAAATTTGACAGGCTGCTAATATAACACAACACTATAAAAAATGAAACAATGAAGTTACAAAGTAATTAACAAAAAACAGCCAATATTGTTGAGAACATTGGCTAATTCAGTTTATTTTATAAATACAGTTCTAAACATTAAACAAGAAATGCATTACATCACCATCTTTAACCACATAATTTTTTCCTTCAACACGCATTTTTCCAGCTTCTTTTACTTTTGCTTCACTTCCATAAGACACATAATCGTCATAGCTTATAACTTCGGCTCTAATAAAACCTTTTTCAAAGTCTGTATGAATTACTCCTGCTGCTTGAGGAGCCGTAGCACCAATATCTATAGTCCAAGCACGAACCTCCTTAACTCCAGCAGTGAAATATGTTTGTTGGTTTAATAGCTTGTATGCAGAACGGATTAACTTGGAAGATCCAGGCTCATCTAATCCTATATCATCCAAAAACATTTGACGTTCTTCGTAATCATCTAATTCATTAATATCTGCTTCAGTACCAACAGCAAGGACTAAAACTTCTGCGTTTTCATCTTTTACAGCTTCTTTTATTTGATCTACATAGGCATTTCCAGAAACAGCAGCTTTTTCATCAACATTACATACATACATTACTGGCTTATCTGTAATAAACTGTAAGGGTTTTACGTAAGTTAGATAATCATCTTCACTAAAATTCAAAGCTCTAATAGATGTTCCTGCCTCTAAACCACTTTTTATAGCTAATAAAACAGCTTCTTCTTTTTGAGCATCTTTATTTCCAGTTTTTGCTGCACGCTTAACTTTGTCCAACTTCTTTTCGGTAGTTTCTAAATCTTTTAATTGCAATTCGAAATCTATAGTTTCCTTGTCTCTAATTGGGTTTATGTTTCCATCTACATGCACAATGTTATCGTTATCAAAGCAACGCACAACATGTAAAATCGCATCTGTTTCCCTAATATTTGCAAGAAATTGATTTCCTAACCCTTCTCCTTTACTTGCACCTTTCACCAAACCTGCTATATCAACAATCTCTACAGTTGCTGGTAAAACACGTTCTGGATTCACTAGTTCTTCTAACTTTTTTAGTCTAGGATCTGGAACATTAACAACACCAATATTTGGTTCGATAGTGCAAAAGGGAAAATTAGCACTTTGCGCTTTTGCATTGGATAGACAATTAAACAATGTTGATTTTCCAACATTTGGTAACCCTACGATTCCAGCTTTCATATATTTAATTTTGAGGTCGCAAATGTAACTATTTTAACAAGAATTTTAAATACTAAACGTTACAAATACGTAATTTAATCGTCTACTTTATAAAACCATCAATCCTTACATGAAAACTTATCTTTCAATTATTGCTGTATTATTTGTTAATCTTATTATTGCTCAAAGTTTAACGGCTAAAGTTATTGATGCTAACAATAACCCTATTCCGTTTGCGACAGTCCAAACTGCTGAAAATTC is from Pontimicrobium sp. SW4 and encodes:
- a CDS encoding nucleoside phosphorylase; the protein is MPIKESELILNPDGSVYHLNLKPEHIADTIIFVGDQDRVSKISKYFDTIEFKTQKREFKTHTGTYKKKRFTVISTGIGPDNIDIVMNELDALVNINLVTRKPKKELKSLNIVRIGTSGSLQSNVHVDSFVLSTHGLDLNGMLHFYQIETISNPSLEDAFIKHTNWHRNKARPIIISNSKTLEDLLDSPKMYKGITATAGGFYGPQGRVLRLPLFDNEMNSKMDSFNHDGVNITNFEMETSVIYGLSKLLGHKACSLNAIIANRANGTFSKDPKKAVEELIKYTLNKLVS
- a CDS encoding substrate-binding domain-containing protein — translated: MSDDFKTVRIGGVPEHFNLAWYLTLKNKEYTKEGINLRWKDYFGGTGQMCKALRDNEIDLAVILTEGIIKDIIAGNKCKIVQVFVKSPLIWGIHVGQKSSYNNLEDIKGKKAAISRYGSGSHLMAYINAQNNHWNLETDLHFEVVKNLDGAVEALTNETADYFLWEKFTTKPLVDDNIFRHIDDCPSPWPCFVIAVREEFLENHKECLKTILSIINTTTREFKDIPSIDVTIANRYDQKLEDVQKWLKLTEWSQSNLDIETVNNVQEQLLALNIIPKKLPFNQLVINI
- a CDS encoding uracil-DNA glycosylase, whose translation is MNVNIHKSWRTHLQDEFVKPYFADLVNFVKKEYKTHQCFPPGKEIFAAFDHCTFDNLKVVIIGQDPYHGENQANGLCFSVQDGINHPPSLINIFKELEEDLKKTYPKSGDLTHWADQGVLLLNATLTVRAHQAGSHQNKGWEQFTDAVITAISKNKEDVVFLLWGGFAKRKVKLISTKKHHVLMSGHPSPLSANRGYWFGNKHFSKTNYLLETNGLEPVLW
- a CDS encoding DNA gyrase/topoisomerase IV subunit A, which gives rise to MIEDNLNNIPEDNQETITKVTGMYKDWFLDYASYVILERAVPAIEDGFKPVQRRIMHSMKDLDDGRYNKVANIVGHTMQYHPHGDASIADAMVQIGQKDLLIDTQGNWGNILTGDRAAASRYIEARLSKFALDVVYNPKITEWQASYDGRRKEPVNLPVMFPLLLAQGGEGIAVGLSTKILPHNFIELIDASVKHLQGKRFTILPDFPTAGIADFTNYNDGLRGGKVRVRAKISQYDKNTLVITEIPFGTNTSSLIDSILKANDKGKIKIKKIEDNTAADVEILVHLPSGISPDKTIDALYAFTNCETSISPLGCVIEDNKPFFVGVTEMLRRSTDNTVQLLKQELEIKLGEFEEQWHFASLERIFIENRIYRDIEEEETWEGVIRAIDKGLQPHIKHLKRAVTDEDIARLTEIRIKRISKFDIDKAQQKIDALEDQIAEVKHHLANLIDYAIAYFTRLKKEYGKGRERKTEIRVFDDVDATKVVIRNTKLYVNREEGFIGTSLRRDEYVCDCSDIDDIIVFTNDGKMMITKVDAKTFVGKNIIHVAVFKKKDKRTIYNLIYRDGKGGPSYIKRFAVTSITRDREYDLTNGSSNSIVHYFSANPNGEAEVVTVMLRQAGSIKKLKWDIDFADIIIKGRASKGNLVTKYTVKRIELKEKGVSTLKPRKIWFDDTIQRLNVDGRGELVGEFRGEDRILVITQAGLVKTIMPEITARFDSDMIVMEKWIPKKPISVIYYDGDKERYYVKRFLVENENKIESFITENDNSQLEIVSTDWRPMAEVVFAKERGKDRKDNLEINLEEFIAIKGINALGNQLTKDKINQINLLDSLPYEAPEDIPADDIEVVDEEVIDNDIKEGDSNIKPSSNGEASKGLDIDDEGQITLF
- a CDS encoding DNA topoisomerase IV subunit B, which produces MSQETKYTEDNIRSLDWKEHIRMRPGMYIGKLGDGSSPDDGIYILVKEVLDNSIDEYVMGAGKTIEISIQGNKVIVRDYGRGIPLGKVVDVVSKMNTGGKYDSKAFKKSVGLNGVGTKAVNALSTYFRVESTREGKSASAEFEQGNLTNQDLLEDTSRRKGTKVSFIPDEVIFKNYKYRNEYVAKMLKNYVYLNPGLTIVFNGEKFYSENGLKDLLSDNINESDRLYPIIHLRGNDIEVALTHSKTQYSEEYHSFVNGQNTTQGGTHLSAFREALVKTIREFYGKNYEASDIRKSVVSAVSIKVMEPVFESQTKTKLGSTDMGGDLPTVRTYINDFLKTQLDNFLHKNPDIAEKIQRKILQAERERKELSGIRKLAKDRAKKASLHNKKLRDCRVHFGDTKNERNLETTLFITEGDSASGSITKSRDVNTQAVFSLKGKPLNCYGLSKKIVYENEEFNLLQAALNIEESLEDLRYNNVVIATDADVDGMHIRLLLITFFLQFFPEVIKEGHLYILQTPLFRVRNKKETVYCYSEEERREAIEKLKPKPEITRFKGLGEISPDEFVHFIGEDIRLDPVMLDKEMSIEELLSFYMGKNTPTRQEFIINNLKVELDLVEEEN
- the ychF gene encoding redox-regulated ATPase YchF, whose amino-acid sequence is MKAGIVGLPNVGKSTLFNCLSNAKAQSANFPFCTIEPNIGVVNVPDPRLKKLEELVNPERVLPATVEIVDIAGLVKGASKGEGLGNQFLANIRETDAILHVVRCFDNDNIVHVDGNINPIRDKETIDFELQLKDLETTEKKLDKVKRAAKTGNKDAQKEEAVLLAIKSGLEAGTSIRALNFSEDDYLTYVKPLQFITDKPVMYVCNVDEKAAVSGNAYVDQIKEAVKDENAEVLVLAVGTEADINELDDYEERQMFLDDIGLDEPGSSKLIRSAYKLLNQQTYFTAGVKEVRAWTIDIGATAPQAAGVIHTDFEKGFIRAEVISYDDYVSYGSEAKVKEAGKMRVEGKNYVVKDGDVMHFLFNV